Below is a genomic region from Brevinematales bacterium.
GAGCGCGTTGATAAACGTCTTACGCGCATAGAAAGATTGGGTATACACCAGAATATTCATGGTACGTCCTAAATGAGAGTTCCCCCCGGCAATTGTAATATATAAGATTCTTCTAATCTGATGGCTTATTATACAGCGTTTTAAGGGAATTGTAAACTTTTTCCGCAGAATCCGCGGGGATACCTTCGTCGGTCAGATCCTTCAGCGTCAGATTTTCGATAATCTCCCGCTTCAGGAATTTCCGCGTGATGATACTTTTCCGTTTTTCGCCGATACCCTCAATCCCGTCGAACACCGATTCCACCGCGGACTTCCGCTTCAGACGGTTATAGCACTTATTGGAGAAACGGTGCGATTCGTCGCGCACCCGTTGGAGCACATGAAGCGCCGGGGAATTCCGTTCGAGCACGATCGGCTCGTCGAGCCCGGGGACATAAATCTCCTCGTTCTTCTTCGCGAGCGACGCGATGTTGAGCGAAACCCCGAGCTCCGCGAGCGCGTCCCCCGCCGCGTGAAGCTGTCCCTTCCCGCCGTCTATCAGCACGAGGTCTGGGAACTCCTGCCCCTCGTCGCGGAGGCGTTTGTACCGCCGGAACACCGCCTCGCGGATCATCGTAAAATCGTCGGGCGTGCTTTTGGAACGGATATTGAAGTGCCGGTAATTGTCCTTATCCGGGTCGCCCCCGTAGAACGAGACCATCGCCGCGACCGCCTGCTGTCCGAGAATGTTCGCGATATCGAAGCCCTCGATCCGCATCGGCACCCGGTCGATCCCCAGCGTGTCGCGGAGAAGAGCGAGGCTCTCCGAATTCTCGATCTTGCTGAGCACCTGCGCGAGATGGAGCTCGGCGTTCTCATGCGCGATACGCAAAAGCGCGGACTGGTCGTTATCCTCCGGCGCGGCAACCCTGACCTTACCGCCCGCCGCGTCCGCGAAGTACCCGTTCAGCGCGGGGATATACTCGTTATATTCCCCGCCGACGACGATCAGGTCGGCCTTTTTATCGGATTGGTTGTAATACTCGATCACGAAACGCTCCATCATCTCCCGCTCGTCCTCGTCGATACGCGGCGACGCGGTATAGCTGCGCTTCCCGATCATCCTGCCCTGCCGGATAATATTCACCACGTAGAGGATTTTCCCCAGACGCGACGCGGCGGCGATAAAATCGGCGTTCACGCGGGACTGGAGATAGACATGCTGGCCCTCGACAAAGAAGCGTACCGCCTCGATTTTTTCCTTGACAGCCTGCGCCTTCTCGTACAGGAGCGCCTTCGACGCCGCCCGCATCTCGTTATCGAGGTCGTTCAGGAGTTCGTCGGTCTCCCCGCGCAGGAGTTTCACCACCAGCTCGACCTGCGAACGGTATTCCTCGCGCGTCACCATCCGGATACACGGGGCGCTGCAGCGGTGCATATGATAATAGAGGCATTCCCGCTTGGGAAGCTCGCGGCATACCCGGAGCATGAAAAGCCTCTGCACCATATCGATATACCGCCGCACCATCTGCGTGCTGGTGTACGGCCCGAATATCAGGGAACCGTCCTTGCGCGGCTCGCGGGTGAGGAAGATACGCGGGTACTCCTCCTTGATCGTGACTGTGATGAACGGGTAGAACTTGTTGTCCTTATAGTCGACATTATAGCGCGGGTGGTGTTTTTTGATGAGGGTGGCCTCGAGGATGAGGGCCTCCATCTCGTTCCCGACAGTGATATAGTCGATGAGCGCGATATTCGATACCAGCATTCTCGTCTTGATATCGGGGTGATTCTTCTGGAAGTATGACGATACCCGTTTTTTCAGGTTGATCGCCTTGCCGACATAGATAATCCCGCCGGCGGTATTTTTCATCAGGTACACGCCGGGCGATAACGGGAGTTCGGAAACCCGTTCGGGTGTGATATATCCCTTGTTTTCTTCTATATTTTGTTTATCGGACATTTTATTCCCATTATAACATCGTTGTCTATTGATAGAATTTCCGCTCCTCGACTACGCTCGGAGACCGGGGAGATTGAAGCAGTCTCCGAAAAAATAACTGTCATAAAACAGATCGCTTCGCTGCGCTCGCGATGACAATGGTTCGGCTGCCCCTCGGTTTCACTCCCTTCACTTCGTTCAGGACAAGCAGGGATCGCGCCCTGCGAATACCGGGTTTTACTATTCCGTCACCCTGAGCCATGTGCTGAACGCAGCCGAAGCCTGTCGAAGGGAGAACAACTGCCATATAACAAATCGCTTCGCTGCGCTCGCGATGACAAGGTCGAATTAAATTTCTACATTATATCGCATCACGGGCGCTTTCTATCAAACCTGTTCCTAGCTTCATATCGGGGTAAGACCCCGCTAGCGGGGCTAGTGGCCGTCGCAGAGGATCGTATCACGGGCATACTTCCGGGTCTCCGGCTGAATCACGATATGCGTTATCCCCATCGTTTTGAGTTTCTCACGGATACGTTCGAGCAGATTCTCCACCTCTTCCATCGGCATCTTCGACGGTACTACGATATGCGCGGTGAACAGGGTATCTTTCGATGACGGATGGGTCATGTGCACGCCGTGGATATTTTCAATCTCGGGGAATTCCTTCATCGCCTCGACTATTTTATTCAGGTTGCCGTCCGTCCTGTCCATCAGGCTGAAGAAAGTCGCCCGGAGGATGCCGATTCCCTTGATAGTAATATATACCGCGAACAGGATGGAGATGATCGGGTCTATCGCCGGGATTTGCCAGAGGGTGATGGCAAGCCCGCCGAGGATGACCGCGGCCGATATCGCGACATCGCTGAGGAGATGCAGGGTCGCCGCGCGGATATTCATATCCTCCACCTCGCGCCTCGGGACATCCTCATGCGCGACCACCTCGCAATTCTCGCCATGCAGGTCGTGTCCATGCTCGCGCTCGTGATCGTGCCCATGATGGCACGCATGCCCCACCCCGGCGCCGCGCAGAAGCATCACCGATAGCCCGTTAGCGAGCACCGCCACCCCCGCGACAATCATCATTGTAACACCCTGCACCGGTTCGGGCGAGAGGAGCTTCTTCACCGATTCAAACACGACGTACATCATCGCGAGTATCAGGAAAATGGAGTTCACGAACCCCGCCATCATCTCGGAACGGATATACCCGTAGGTCATCTTCTCGCTGACCTCCCGTTCGGCGTACTTCAACGCTATAAACGATATCCCGAGCGCGATCACGTCGCTGAAGTTATGGATAGCGTCCGCCACCAATCCCAGCGAGTTGCCGATTACCCCGAATATAATCTCGGTTACGACAATGACGATATTCAGGATAATGACCGCGATAAGCCTTCTGAGTTTCATTTTCCGTCTCCCCTATAATTATAGCGCCCCGCGGGTGGGCTTGTCCCCGATACCAAATGAAGCGTATGTACCGGTATATAGCCCGCGACGGTAAACTGCCGCGCAGGTAAAATACTACCCGGTTTAATAACCGCCGACCCGTAATCGAGAGATATAATAATTATAGCAATTAAACCGGAATTGGGCAAGTCACTGCGTGACGGCTAATTCCGATATCAGTCTAGATACCAACAGATGAAGATTACCCGTGATGAAAGAAACCTGCGATATTGGTACAGTACTCCTGCGTGACGGCTTGTCCCGATATCGGCCTAGATACCAATAGATGTAGATTACCCGTGATGAAAGAAACCTGCGATATTGGTACAGTACTCCTGCGTGACGGTTTGTCCTCGCGTAAGCGGGGGCGTGAAAACAGGGTGCAATATCCCGACCCTATTTCACACGGATTCCACGGGTAACACAGATCGACGCGGATTATATTTCTTATTCGCGCCCATTAGCGTGCACTCGACTGGCTCGGTACAGGTGTACACCAATGGCGCGAATAAATGCCGTAGAGACATAAAGCGCGCGGACAGTGAGCGAAGCCGAACTGGAAGCATCGATTTCACAAAAAGGGCTTCGTCGAATACTACAATTTTTCTAAAAAAGGAGGTAAAAAATATTGACAAATGAACGATAATCATTTACTGTTGAGTCGTATTTTATTTATTTAAAAAATATGGAGGATAGAAACATACGATAAGAATTTGTAAAATATTAGGAGGATGCATGAAAAGTAAAATTCGTTTCCTGTGGTGTATGTTCGCCGCGATGATGATACTTTCCTGCGGCGGGGGGAGCGCCTCTGTTAAGGCGGAGGTTCAGGTGAAGGTATATGTCCCGAAGGCATACCAGAACCAGTTCGGGGACAAGTTTGCCAAGTATGACGATACGCTCCGTAAGGCTAACGATATCAACGAGCTGTTGGTTAAGGCCGCCGCGGATGTGGACGATTTCACATCGAACCTGAAATTAATTATCGGCGATACCAAAGCCGCTATCAGCGATCCTGAATCCGCTCTGGCGGCGTTCGTCGACTCACTCAAGAGCGCGGAAGTTTCGGTTGCACTGAAGCTCGAGATCTACGCGGAGGATGGAAAGGCGAAATTTAAAGTGAACCCTACGGCAAGCGTGGAAATCCCGGCTGATATTCAGGCCAAGATAGACGCGTTCGAAAAGGTAATCAAAGCATTGCCGTCCGCGGCGGAAGAAGTGACGAAAGCCGGAACGACCAGCGTTCAGCTTGCCAAGGACTGTAAAAACCTCGCGCAAAGCGCGCCTAAGGATTTCACCGGGCTGGACGCGTTGAACGCCCCCAAGGCAGCCGGTGCGCTTACCGACGCCGCAGCGAAACTTGCCGAGGTACCGTCCAAGGTTACCGTGCTCGCGAAAAAGCTCAGCGATCTCCTGTACTATGTAAATTCCGCTTTTTAGCTAAGTACCATATATGAAGGGGCGGCATTTTGCCGTCCCTGAATTTTTTTTCCTCTCTATGCCTCCGCGGCTAACGATTTCATTTTATCCGCGTGTATTCTCGTTTCCCTGTACCGGGCGCAGTCGAGGTATTCGCGGATAGTTTTCACTGTTATCCTACTTGTCTAACGCGAAACGGGAGAAAATTATCGAAGATAAAACAATACCCCTCCCTTTTTTCTTGCCTTTTACCCGGTTTGTGGTAGAATATATCCAGCAAGTATATTTTCAGGAGAAAGCCATGATTTTACATGGAATTTACGATAACGGGAAAATCGAGATAAAAGAAAAAAATCTGCCGAATATCCGCTTGGA
It encodes:
- a CDS encoding cation transporter; translation: MKLRRLIAVIILNIVIVVTEIIFGVIGNSLGLVADAIHNFSDVIALGISFIALKYAEREVSEKMTYGYIRSEMMAGFVNSIFLILAMMYVVFESVKKLLSPEPVQGVTMMIVAGVAVLANGLSVMLLRGAGVGHACHHGHDHEREHGHDLHGENCEVVAHEDVPRREVEDMNIRAATLHLLSDVAISAAVILGGLAITLWQIPAIDPIISILFAVYITIKGIGILRATFFSLMDRTDGNLNKIVEAMKEFPEIENIHGVHMTHPSSKDTLFTAHIVVPSKMPMEEVENLLERIREKLKTMGITHIVIQPETRKYARDTILCDGH
- the uvrC gene encoding excinuclease ABC subunit UvrC produces the protein MSDKQNIEENKGYITPERVSELPLSPGVYLMKNTAGGIIYVGKAINLKKRVSSYFQKNHPDIKTRMLVSNIALIDYITVGNEMEALILEATLIKKHHPRYNVDYKDNKFYPFITVTIKEEYPRIFLTREPRKDGSLIFGPYTSTQMVRRYIDMVQRLFMLRVCRELPKRECLYYHMHRCSAPCIRMVTREEYRSQVELVVKLLRGETDELLNDLDNEMRAASKALLYEKAQAVKEKIEAVRFFVEGQHVYLQSRVNADFIAAASRLGKILYVVNIIRQGRMIGKRSYTASPRIDEDEREMMERFVIEYYNQSDKKADLIVVGGEYNEYIPALNGYFADAAGGKVRVAAPEDNDQSALLRIAHENAELHLAQVLSKIENSESLALLRDTLGIDRVPMRIEGFDIANILGQQAVAAMVSFYGGDPDKDNYRHFNIRSKSTPDDFTMIREAVFRRYKRLRDEGQEFPDLVLIDGGKGQLHAAGDALAELGVSLNIASLAKKNEEIYVPGLDEPIVLERNSPALHVLQRVRDESHRFSNKCYNRLKRKSAVESVFDGIEGIGEKRKSIITRKFLKREIIENLTLKDLTDEGIPADSAEKVYNSLKTLYNKPSD